TCGCCTCGGCGCTCCTCGATGCGATCGTCGAACCCGGTGAACTCCGCGGTGACGTGATATACAACCCCGAAAACGGCACGCCGTTCGACGTCACGGACCTCAGTGAAGAAGAGCTCAGAGAGTTCCGCTGGGAGTACGTCTCGATGGTGTTCCAGGGTGCGATGACGTCGTTTAACCCGGTTCGAACCATCAAAACCCATTTTGTCGAGACGCTGGTCGCTCACGATGCCCACGTCGAAGAGGGGTTAGAGCGAGCGCGGGACCTACTCGTCGACCTCCACCTCGATCCCGATCGCATTCTCGAGTCCTACCCTCACGAACTCAGCGGCGGCATGTCCCAGCGGGCGTTGATCGCGCTCAGCCTGGTACTGGAGCCGGAGGTGCTGGTCATGGACGAGCCGACGGCTGCACTCGATCTCTTGATGCAGCAATCTATTATCTCGCTGCTCAAAGACATTCAGCAGAAATACGATCTGACGATCGTCTTCATCACTCACGACCTTCCGCTGATCGCCGGAATGACCGATCGCCTCGCGGTTCTGTATGCGTTCGAATTTATCGAGGTCGGTCCGTCGATGGATATTCTTACCGGCTCTGTCCATCCGTATACCCGCGCGTTGTTGAAGTCGGCACCGAATCTGAAGATGCCACTCGACGAGATGCAGCCGATCGAAGGGAACGCGCCAGATCCGGTCAACGTCCCGGCCGGATGTTCGTACCACCCACGCTGTTCGCTGTCGACCGATCTCTGCGAAGCGGAGGACCCGGAGTTCTACGACGCGGGTGGCGAACAGGAAGTTTCGTGTCATCACTGGGAGGATGCGGCTGATGCGGTCCCTCTGGACCTCACGAAGGCCGCCGAGGCGAGTACCGACTTCGCGAGCGGAAAGCAGTCCGGCGAAACGATCCTCTCGATGGACGACGTCGAGGTCCACTTCGAGGACGGTGGCAGCGGTATTCTTGGGAAGTTCTTCGATCCGCCACAGACGGTTCGTGCCGTCGACGGGATCTCGATCGACATCTCGGACAACGACGTCTTCGTGTTGATCGGGGAGAGCGGCTGTGGGAAATCCACGCTCGGCAAAACGTCGGTCGGGATCCAGGAGCCGACCGGGGGAACGGTCGAGTTCAAAGGCCAGGACATCTGGATGGCACGGAAACGGCTCGGTGATATCGATATTCCGTGGGGCGATATCCGGCGGTCCCTCCAGATCATCCATCAGGATCCCGCGAGCTCGCTCAATCCGAACCGACGCGTCGAATCGCTGCTGGCCGATCCGTTCAAGCGCTGGCATCGCGACAAAAGCGAAGAGGCACGCCGAAACATCATCCTGACGTTGCTCGAGCAAGTCGGGATGTCTCCACCGGAGGACTACATCGATCGGTATCCACACCAGCTCAGCGGCGGCGAGAAACAGCGCGTCGCACTCATTCGAGCGTTTACGATGAATCCGGAGCTGATATTCGCTGACGAGCCGGTGAGCGCACTCGACGTCTCGCTCCGGGTCGAGATGATGAACCTCATGATCTCGCTTCAGGACATGTTCGATACGTCGTTCCTGTTCGTCTCGCACAGTCTCGCGAACGCACGATACATCACTGGTCGAACTGGCGGACGTATCGGCGTCATGTACCTTGGCGAACTGATCGAGGTCGGTCCACCGGAGAAAGTCATTCACGACCCACAGCATCCGTACACGCAAGCGCTACGCTGGGCCACTCCCGAGCTGACGATGTCGCTCGACAACGACGATGCGCCGATGCGGACGATCGACGTCCCCGACGCCACGAACCCGCCGTCGGGATGTCGATACCATACGCGATGCCAGTACGCCCGCGAGATCTGTACCAGCGAAAAGCCGTCGATGATGTGTGACGACGAAACCGGAGAGCGAAACGCGGCGTGTTTCCGCGTCGACGAGGAACACGAATACTGGGACAGCGAGCCCGTGGAGGGCGTCGAACTCGAGGAATAACTCGACACCTTCGACTCTGACATCCCGGAAAATCCGTTGATTGGCGGTTTATTCTCGCTTCACCGCGACCGAATTCGATGCGCGTTCGTACTGATCGAGGATCGCATCGTGGATCTCGCCGTTCGTTGCGACGATGTGAAGCTCTCGTTCGCCGGCACTGAAATCGAGCGGCTCGTCGTTCAGGTCGGTCACCGTCCCGCCGGCCTCTTCGACGAGTAGCGTTCCCGCGGCGACGTCCCACGGCGACGTGTACTTGTCGAACACGCCGTCGAGCGTTCCCTGACCGACGAGCGAGAGATCTGCCGCCCCACAGCCGAGTCGTCTGACTCCCTCCGTCCGCACCGGGTTTCCGATGAGTCGCTTGAACAACTCGAGGAACTCCTCGTCGGTCGCGGCCGGCGGCGAGATTCCCATCCCGAGAAACCCCCCCGTCAGTCGTTCGGTGTCAGAAACCGCGATTTCCTCTCCGTTGCAGTAGGCTCCTTTCCCCCGGACCGTCGTATACACCTCGTTCATCTCCGGGCGGTTTATCACGCCCGCGTGAATCTCCCCGTCGATCTCGAGGGCGATCGTGACGCAATAGTACGGAAACGAGTTCACGTAGTTGTGCGTTCCATCGAGCGGATCGACGATCCACCGGTAGGATCCGTCACCGTCCGCTCCGGATTCCTCGGTGAAAAACGAGTGATCCGGATGTCGCTCCCGAATGTGCTCTTTTATCACCCGGTCGCACTTGATGTCGATCTCCGACACCATATCAGTCGGAGACTTGTGTTCGACGTCGAACTCGGTGTCGAAGTTCTCCGAGAGGATCGTCGCACTCTTTTCGGCCGCATCGACCGCTGTCTGAAGATACTCGTCGTCGATCATTCTGGCAACACTCTGTCCGAGAGATTACGATGAACCAGTGTAAGTGTTTCCCTGCCCGGATCTGCGAGAACGTCACGACGCGGCCTGCGAACCACGAATTTCCGACGAAAAGTACCGCCCTCATCCGGTCTACTGTAAGTCGTTACCGGAGCGACCGCGAGCCGTCCTGCGGTCGCTCCGGTAAAAAGTCACAGCAAACCGTATCAGTCGAAGCCCATTCGTGATTTCAGCCGCTGTTGATCGGATTTCTTCTGGGCACGGTTATTGAGGAAGTAGCCCATCAGAGAGAGGAGGAATGCGATCAACGTGAACATGAACAGGATACTCCCCAGTGCGAGCATGTGGTCGATCTGAATCCCAGCGTCGTATGCGCTCTGTGGAATCGCTCCGAAGTGGAACACCAGCGGCGTTACGAACACGGAGAGTCCGAGAACGTACATCCCGTATCCCAGCGTCTCGAGCGTGGTCGATTGACGATACAGAAACGCGGCTGCCGCCACGAAGGCGACGGGCAAGACGACGAGTTCCAGACCGATCCCGCTCGTCACGTACGCCATGTACACACCGAAGATACTCGACGCTCCAACTACCGTTCCAACTCGACCCCAATCAATGCCGCCTTCGGTGGCATCTCCGTTCGTCTCCTCCGGTCTGTCTGGTTTGACGTACCGGATCGCCGCCACGTACCAACACGCTCCGAAAACCAGAAGCGACAATCCCCAGATGCCAGCGATCCCTGCCCAGACGCCATCGCCTATGACGAAGGCGATAAGCGTCATCACTCCCCCCCAGAACGTGATTGTCAACGCGGCAGAACTTCTGATCTTATCGAGGATTCGATACACTGGATTGTTGCGAATCGTTCCCATCACGCCCGAACTGGACGGCTGATTCTGGGTCAACAGCGGACTCATTGGTCTAGGGATGGTCCAGCTATGTAATGAAATTTTTGGTCGTATTGACCCGGCTTTATGGATCGGTAACTATCGTCCCGACTTCCTCGAGTACATATCCGTCGCTCAGTCTGCGTTTTTGCTCACGTCGATGTCCCGACTCGTATCTTCCGCTTGATTTTCGCGGTTCTCGCTCGTGTCGTTGGCTCACGGGTCGTTCCTCCCCGTTCGCTTATCCGCGGTTCTCGCTCGTGTCACTCGCTCCGAACCGCGCTCGCTCCGAACCGCGCTCGCTCCGAACCGCGCTCGCTCCTCAGACCCGTGACCGCATAGCCCTACAATTTAAATAATATGAACGTAGAGTGTACGGTATGGCAACAGGCTTCGTAACGGACCCAGAGGGGTTTCTCCGGAAAAAAGCGGCAACCGGCCGATTGTGGATTCCATCGCTGTTCGCAGTTCTCGTCGGCATTGCGTTGCTCTCACAAACGTGGCTCATCCGTGTTCAACTGGGCGGTGAGTTCCTTCGCGTTATCGACGCACTCATCATCTGGGGTATGTTCCGCGTCATCGAGGGATTCATCATCTGGATCTATTTCATCGTCGCGTTCTGGGCGATGGGGATCGCCCTCGGTGGAAAGCCGCTTCTGGGTCACGTGATTCGGGTCGCAGGATGGGGCCTCCCACCGTTCATCATCGCCGGTCTCGTCTGGGGAGCTGGTTACTACTACGCGCTTCGCGATGCAACCCTCCTCGAGTACGATCTCCAGGGAATCGAAGCCGAGTGGGAACTCCTCGCTGATTACAAGGCACAGGCCGTCGGTGATCCGTACCTCGTCGGCGCGACGCTCCTCGGAAGCGGTGTACTGCTTATCAGTGCGTACATCTGGGTGAACGGCGTGAAGACTGCCTGCGATCTCGATAAACGAAATGCGACGATCGCGGTCGGCGTTCCACTCGCTCTCTACGTTCTGTACCGGTTCCTCGCTATCTACGGAATTCTCCCGGGACCGTAAATCTCACATCCCGATTGTCGTCTCGGCTTATTTTCTCGCGTTTACGATTCGCGTCCGACACTCGATCGATACTGATCGATCCGTACAGCATCTTTCGTGGGACTGCTGTGCCGAGTTACCGGCGTCACCGTCACTATCGGTAGTTCTCACGCCGGAACTGACTCACAATTGCCCGTTTCTGCGGATGATACGTGTGTGATATAGTGATAACTACACCGATTTACACCAGACCACATAGTTTGCGGTTCTCGCTCGTGCCGTTGGCTCACGGGTCGTTCCTCCCCGTTCGCTTATCCGCGGTTCTCGCTCGTGTCACTCGCTCCGAACCGCGCTCGCTCCGAACCGCGCTCGCTCCGAACCGCGCTTGCTCCGAACCGCGCTCCCGTCGTGCGGTCTGGTGTGCATTGACGTGCAGTGGTGACGATAGCAACCGTTGACTGTCTACCAGCTGATTGCACGGTGTCCGTCGGCGGACCAGTCAGTACCCCTCGGTGGCTACCGTGTCCCGACCGATGACGCTAGTCCCAGTGTGAGTCCCAGCCGAGCACGAGCAGGATAACGATCGCGACCATTACCAGTACGACCGGAACGAGCGTAAACACCGCGATAACGTACGATTCGCTTCCTGGCTCGATAAACAGAAACGAAAACCCGAGCAGGAGCAATATCAATACACAGATCGCGAACAACGGCCGAAGCATAGAGCGTGTGATTACCCACATTGTCGAGAGTATGGGAAACCGATACAAATAGCTCTTTGGGAACAGACCGATCCCGCTATCCGGTTACGTTGTTGATCCCGTCGAATCTCCCGTCAGAGTCCGCTTCGAAAATCGTGTGTTATATTGGATTGCTCGTGAGTTCGTCCCGAATTATGTGCCGCCGTTTCCGTTACACCCACGTCCAATTCTGCGGTTGACCTGGGAAACCGATACCACAGTTCGTCACATTCGCCGTCCGATTGTGGTAACCTTCATCGCAGGTAAAACGGTTGCGTAGCCGTGATCGAACCGCCTCGGCCGGAGAGCTCAGCACGCACGTATGCGGGATCGTCGAGCGTCTCGCTAACCACGGTTTCGCCGGTCGCGACCGCTTCACCGTCAGCGATCCACGTAATCTCGTGTGCACTGGGTGCGGTGATCGTGATCGAGTTTTCGGTCGACTCGATCGATTCGATAAACGGTGCCTGTGCGTCTCCGTTGTACTGGACGTAGCTTTTCCCATCACGGAGCGCGTCAGTGACGTTCTGTTTGGACAGCTCTGGAACGAGGATAACCGTCCTCGAGCGGTTGAATCGCTTGTCGTAGCGCTCTCGTGCTCTCGCGTGATAGTCGTCCCCACCGGAGGCCCAGATCGGTCGGTCGCTTCCGAAGTGAGTCAGTAACTTATCCCAGAGCTCTCGAGACGGCGCGCGGTCGTCGCCGTTGAACACTTCGAGACCGAGCAGCGCGTCCGACGATTCGAGTACCGGGATATAGAGTTCCCAGTCTTCCGTGGCCGTATACTTACTCGGGTGTGCGAGGAAGGTAATACCACCACGGTCTTCGACTTCTCCGAGGACGGTTTCGACGGACTGGTCCTTGCCGTGACCGAGGTCGTTGTCCAGACTCACGATATCGTGGAGTTTCTCGACACCTTCTACGTCACCACGGATTTCGCCACCCTGCAGTGCGACCATTCCGAGTTCGTCCGCGTCGACGCCCCACTGCGACCACGGCCAGCTCATCTTGTCCAGATCCGCGTCGACTTCGTCGTAGGGTACCCGTTTGTACTTCTTTCCGTCGACCTGGTATTCGTGTTCCGTGAGCGAAAACACCGTGTAACCCGCGTTTCGGTACTTCTGAATCAGGACGCCCGGACTCGAGGCCTCCGAGAGATCGTTCTTTCCGATGTGATCGATCGGAACTCCCTCGAGCGCGACGTCCGGTTCGTGTCTCGCTGTGTCTGCACTGAGTTCGTTTCTTGGCTCGTGAACGTGAAATTGTGCCAAGTGGTGCTCAGAATTAGACCAGTCTACTTCTTCGTATGGATGAGTGAAATCCATATCTCACCTCGTTGCGTATCAAATATAAGTTTTCGCATTTCCGTACCCCTACTCATCCCGATCACCGGTAGACGCCTGAAACGCTACCGCGCGGGAGTATGTTGAGTTGATGTTTAATCGGTACTGTCATGGAACGAATCCCAGTGATAAGTAATTAATTGTTAGATACGAATCACCACCTCTGAACCAGAGTGTTCGCTTCTTGCGAACAAACCGTCCCACTCTTTCGAGCGCTTCTGTGTCCCGAAGAACACGCTGATCTGGGTCTGGTGATACCGTTTGCTGTTACACTCGGTGACGGGATCCGTCTACTACGATCAGTACACCTCGTGTTCGCGATGGTTGTTCGCCCCTCCCGAACAGTGGGGATGGCGTAGCGATTCGTCGTGTCTGTGGGATCTGAGCGGAACGGATCTCGTACACCGAGCTTATTGTGCCGATCTCCAGACGCCCAACGTGTTTGTGGAATTACAGCCGTATGCGTGTATAACCACTCTCGCAGGCCATCCTCTTTCCTTGTCAATACGGATATCGAACTTCTCGATACCATCGTCGCCACTGTACGTTTTGGAGGGGATGCTCACACGACCAGAGCGCGGTTCGGAGCGAGCGCGGTTCGGAGCGAGCGCGGTTCGGAGCGAGTGACACGAGCGAGAACCGCGGATAAGCGAACGGGGAGGAACGACCCGTGAGCGAGTGACACGAGCGGGAACCGTGGACTGTGCGATTAGTATGTAGATCGCTGCAGTTGATACTACAAGATCAAGGTGCGACGACAGCAGCTTTCTCAAATCCCATTCACTCGATCAGTCGAAAACTACGTTCGGCCCTTCCAAACCACTGGGCTTTCTCACACACTCACTCGTCGAACGCAAACCCGTTTAACCGATCCGCTCGGAATGATTCCATCGCATTTTGTGCAACCGAGTATCTCACGCTACGGGTGTTCGCTGGCGTATCCGTTCTGAGCTATCGCATCTCTTATCGCACGCCTGGAGTTTGATTCGGTGAACCGCGTCGACGAAGACTGTGGTCCGATATCGGTGTACGAATACTGTAAATTGATACGGAAACAACGTTCACGTACACCGAACCAGCGATCGTTGCCATACGACTTCGGCTCTCACAGCACGCGACGAACTGACTAGCATCAGGATTTATATATCCGCGGCCCAACCCGTACGCTATGAACCGTGGATTAGTCGTCGTAGACGACAGTGAGACACACCGAACACTACTTGAGGAAGCGGGTGCCCTTGCAGCTGGCTCAGGCGGCGAACTCGTGATTTTTACGCATCTCAGCAGCGACGAGGTCGAATCTAACCGTGAGACGATAGAGGCGATAAGCGAGCAGGAAGGTACGACGTACGATTCGGACGTCGCGCTTCAGCCCTCGGAACAGTTCGCAACGTCTCTTGCGGAAGAGACTCTCTCCGATTTCGGCATCGAGTACGGTGTCGAGACCAGAATCGTCGAAGGCAGTGAGCTGGCGGATGAAATCATTTCGACTGCGTACGAAACCGACTGTGATCATGTTTTCCTCGTCGGTCAGAACCGTTCTCCGACTGGAAAAGCCATCTTCGGTGACGTCGTTCAGAACGTGATCCTCAACTTTGATGGCCTGGTAACCGTCAATATTGATGAGTCGACATAGCCTCACGTAGCGCCGCGAGCGCTGATCCGAACGCTTTGTAACCAGTATATTATTTAGTCACTGATCTCATCTATCAACCTATATGCCAGGACCATCCGATGGACGCCCGTTTTCGGGGATCGATTCGCGAACCATACTGTTCTGGGCTATCGGTATCTCGGTGGGGCTGTTGGCTGGCCAGTACGTGTTCGGTGGATCACTCTGGCGAACCGTCGTTGCTGCAGTAAGTGCAATCGTCATCCTGCTCGGATATGTGATACTCAAAGAGATCAAATAGGTATTCTGAATTACAATCAAATTTAGTTGTCAGTACTGTTTCTTATCCCTGTCTGAAAACTCGAAGTACCGATCGATGATCCTGATTCCCTATCGCATTCTCGTCTCCTGAAAGAACAGCTTTCAGTGATCGAAACTTTTCACCATATATTTTTAAGCTCTCTCATGAGTATCCGTCTAAACTATCGCACGTGGAATTTATCGACCGACCGTAACACAATTCCTGTAACTCTTCTCGTGATCGGCTATTGTATATTCATACTGATATTAATTCTAAATACGAAGTATCCTGTCACGACTACTCGACTTGTTTCTCTCTTGTCTTGTCAGTTACGGTCAGCGACCTGATCTTCCCCTCTGGATCCGGTAGCGACGATCAAATACTGTCTGAGCAATATTGCG
This genomic stretch from Natrarchaeobius halalkaliphilus harbors:
- a CDS encoding universal stress protein; this encodes MNRGLVVVDDSETHRTLLEEAGALAAGSGGELVIFTHLSSDEVESNRETIEAISEQEGTTYDSDVALQPSEQFATSLAEETLSDFGIEYGVETRIVEGSELADEIISTAYETDCDHVFLVGQNRSPTGKAIFGDVVQNVILNFDGLVTVNIDEST
- a CDS encoding inositol monophosphatase family protein; this translates as MIDDEYLQTAVDAAEKSATILSENFDTEFDVEHKSPTDMVSEIDIKCDRVIKEHIRERHPDHSFFTEESGADGDGSYRWIVDPLDGTHNYVNSFPYYCVTIALEIDGEIHAGVINRPEMNEVYTTVRGKGAYCNGEEIAVSDTERLTGGFLGMGISPPAATDEEFLELFKRLIGNPVRTEGVRRLGCGAADLSLVGQGTLDGVFDKYTSPWDVAAGTLLVEEAGGTVTDLNDEPLDFSAGERELHIVATNGEIHDAILDQYERASNSVAVKRE
- a CDS encoding YIP1 family protein, coding for MATGFVTDPEGFLRKKAATGRLWIPSLFAVLVGIALLSQTWLIRVQLGGEFLRVIDALIIWGMFRVIEGFIIWIYFIVAFWAMGIALGGKPLLGHVIRVAGWGLPPFIIAGLVWGAGYYYALRDATLLEYDLQGIEAEWELLADYKAQAVGDPYLVGATLLGSGVLLISAYIWVNGVKTACDLDKRNATIAVGVPLALYVLYRFLAIYGILPGP
- a CDS encoding ABC transporter ATP-binding protein; amino-acid sequence: MSQPAIDHTDQSLDEDVIMSVRDATVSFDMSRGESRVLDNVSMDLQRNEILGVVGESGSGKSMFASALLDAIVEPGELRGDVIYNPENGTPFDVTDLSEEELREFRWEYVSMVFQGAMTSFNPVRTIKTHFVETLVAHDAHVEEGLERARDLLVDLHLDPDRILESYPHELSGGMSQRALIALSLVLEPEVLVMDEPTAALDLLMQQSIISLLKDIQQKYDLTIVFITHDLPLIAGMTDRLAVLYAFEFIEVGPSMDILTGSVHPYTRALLKSAPNLKMPLDEMQPIEGNAPDPVNVPAGCSYHPRCSLSTDLCEAEDPEFYDAGGEQEVSCHHWEDAADAVPLDLTKAAEASTDFASGKQSGETILSMDDVEVHFEDGGSGILGKFFDPPQTVRAVDGISIDISDNDVFVLIGESGCGKSTLGKTSVGIQEPTGGTVEFKGQDIWMARKRLGDIDIPWGDIRRSLQIIHQDPASSLNPNRRVESLLADPFKRWHRDKSEEARRNIILTLLEQVGMSPPEDYIDRYPHQLSGGEKQRVALIRAFTMNPELIFADEPVSALDVSLRVEMMNLMISLQDMFDTSFLFVSHSLANARYITGRTGGRIGVMYLGELIEVGPPEKVIHDPQHPYTQALRWATPELTMSLDNDDAPMRTIDVPDATNPPSGCRYHTRCQYAREICTSEKPSMMCDDETGERNAACFRVDEEHEYWDSEPVEGVELEE